Within the Pseudomonas sp. SL4(2022) genome, the region GCCGGCTCAACTCGCCCATGGGCACCACGCCTAAGCCGGTTTCATTGCTGACCAGCAGAATCCGCCCCGGCAAGCCGCTTAGACAATCCAGCAACGCATCGCGCTCGGCGCTCAGGCGTGCCAGGTTATCCAGCATTAATAGATTGGTCAGCCACAGGGTCAGGCAATCAACCAGCAGGCATTTATCCGCGCTGGCTTGCTCGCGCAGCACGCGGGCCAATGCAAGCGGCTCTTCCACCAGCCCCCAATGCGCCGGCCGCCGATCCTGATGATGACGAATACGCGCGCTCATCTCACCATCCAGCGCCTGACTGGTGGCGATATAGGTCACAGCCAGCGCCGACTCAGTGGCCAGACGCTCAGCCAGTCGGCTTTTGCCGGAACGGGCACCGCCAAGAATCAGTTCAAGCATGGTTCACCTTTGTTCGAATAAAGCATCACAGACCGTGGGAGGCGCTTTAGCCGCGACTGTGCGGGGCTGACTCGTCGCGGCTAAAGCCCCTCCCACACAAACGCATCACCGGCCATAAAACGGGCTACAGATTACAGAGCGTACGTAATTGACTCGTATCGAGATGCGCCTCTACGAGATCGGCCAAGCGTTCGATATCACGCTCGCGCAGGGCGTGGTAATCCACCGCCTGTACCTCACCCAAGCCGGCCCAACGCAGCAAGGCACTGCAGGCCTCGGGTGTTTCAAACAGGCCGTGCAGATAGGTGCCCAGCACCTGACCGTCCGCGCTCAGGCCACCATCGGCGCGGCCATCGTCGAGTCGCACGGCCGCATTCAAACCGATGCCCGTGCTGACGCCGGCATGAATTTCATAACCGCTGACCGGGGCATTTTCCAGGCACAGTTGACCGCGCACAGTGCGCAATTGCTTCTGCGGCTCCAGCACCGTGCAAAAATCCAGCAACCCCAACCCAGGGCTGGAACCCGCCGCGCCTTCCAGACCATGCGGGTCGTCAATCTGCGTGCCGAGCATCTGCAGCCCGCCGCAGATACCCAGCAACTTGCCGCCATAGCGCAAGTGTTTGTTAAGGGCTGCCGACCAGCCCTGCTCACGCAGAAAGGCCAGATCACTGCGCACACTTTTGGAGCCGGGCAGGATGATCAGATCCGCCGCAGGGATCGGCTGACCGGGGCCAATAAAGGTCAGCTCAACCTGCGGGTGCAGGCGCAGCGGGTCGAAGTCGGTGTGGTTACTGATGCGCGGCAACACCGGTACCACCACCTTGATCACCTCGACGGCCTTGGCGCTCTGACGCGTGTCAATGGCGTCTTCGGCTTCCAGATGAAAATCCATCAGGTACGGCAATACACCCAATACCGGTTTGCCCGTGCGCTGCTCCAGCCAGTCCAGCCCCGGTTGCAATAACGCAATGTCGCCGCGAAAACGGTTGATGACAAAGCCTTTGACTCGCGCCTGTTCGCTCTCCGAGAGCAGCGCCAGGGTGCCGACCAAATGGGCAAACACCCCGCCCTTGTCGATATCGGCAATCAGAATCACCGGGCAATCCACCGCTTCGGCGAAGCCCATATTGGCGATATCGCCGGCGCGCAGGTTGATCTCGGCGGGCGACCCCGCCCCTTCAACCATCACCACCGGGTAAGCGGCACTCAGGCGCTGATGCGACTGCAGCACCGCCTGCATCGCCACCTTTTTGTAATCGTGATACGCCACGGCATCCATGCTGCTCAGGGCGCGACCGTGGATGATCACCTGCGCACCGATGTCGCTGTTGGGCTTGAGCAGCACCGGGTTCATGTCGGTGTGGGGCGCAAGCCCGGCGGCCTGCGCCTGCACCGCCTGGGCGCGGCCGATTTCGCCGCCATCGGCGGTTACGGCGCTGTTGAGCGCCATGTTTTGCGGTTTGAACGGCACCACACTGACGCCCTGACGCTTGAGCCAACGGCACAGCGCGGTGACCAGGGTGCTCTTGCCGGCATCGGAGGTGGTGCCCTGCACCATCAGTGTGCTCATGCCAGCTCTCCAGCGAAGACCGCCAGTGCCTGCTGCAAACGCTGCCAGCCGGTTTCATCCGGTGGCAAACCAAAACGCAGGCTCAGCGGCTTTTCAAACAGGCGGGTAAGAATGCCTTGCAGGGCGAGAAACTCATGCAGCAAGGCGGCCTGCGGTGTGCAACAGAACTGAAACAGCGCGCAACCGCCTGTGGGGCTGAGCCCATGCGCAACCAACAGCGCAGACAGGCGTTCAGCATCGGCGAGCAACCGCTCACGTTGTGCCTGCTGGCCGGCCATGTCCTGCAACAACGCCGTGGCCACCACGCGGCTCGGCCCGCTGATTGCCCAAGGCCCTAGCAACTCGGCCAGTTGCGCCAGCAGCTGCGGCGGCGCCAGGACAAAGCCCAGGCGAATACCCGCCAAACCGAAAAACTTGCCAAACGAGCGCAGCACGATCAGCCCGGGCAACTCACTGAACGCCGCCAGGCTGAACGCCGGCGTGCAATCGATAAAGGCCTCGTCCACCACCAGCCAGCCGCCTCGCTCGGCCAAACGCCGATGCCACTCCAGCAAACGCGCAGGTTCAATACAGCGCCCGGTGGGGTTGTTCGGATTGACCAGCAACAGCACATCGATGCGCTCCAGCGCGCGCTCAATCGCGCCTTCACTGATTTCCAGCAGACGATGCCCTTCACGCTGCCAGGCCGCCGCATGCTCGGCATAAGCGGGTGAAACAATGCCCACGGTGACGTGTCGCAGCAGACGCGGCAGCGCCTGAATGGCGGCTTGCGAACCCGCTACCGGCAGCAGGTTGGCGACGCCGTAGTAATCGCGCGCAGCGATTTCCAGGCCGTCCTGCTGCTCGGGCAAGCGCGTCCAGGCAATTGCCGGAATAGCGGGCAAGGGCCAGCCGTAAGGCGCAATGCCGGTGGACAAATCCAGCCACTCCGCCAGGGCAATGCCATAACGCAGCGAGGCCGCGCGCAGGCGACCACCATGTTCAAGCATAAGCAAGCCCCCATAGCATTAGCAGTGCCAGCCACAGCAGCACGCCGCCGTAAACCAGATTGACTGCCCGCTCGATATCCCGTGCGCGGGGCGGTGGACCGTCGCCCAAATCAGGCCGCACATGCAGCTCGCCGTGGTACTCCGCCGCACCACCCAGGCTGACGCCCAGTGCCCCTGCACCCGCTGCCATCACAGGGCCAGCATTGGGACTGTCCCACAGCGGCGCCTGGGTGCGCCAACAACGCAACGCCAACAGGGTTTTACCCAGCAACGCATAGGTCAATGCGACCAGCCGTGCAGGCAGGTAATTGAGTGCATCGTCAATCTTTGCAGCGGCCCAGCCGAAGCGTTCAAAGCGTTCATTGCGATAGCCCCACATGGCGTCCAGGGTATTGCTCAGGCGATACAGCACCACCCCCGGTGCGCCAGCCAGCACAAACCAGAACAGCGCGGCGAACACCGCGTCGCTGCCGTTTTCCAGCACCGATTCGCTGCCAGCGCGGGCCACACCCGTGGCATCCAGCTGCGCAGTATTACGGCTGACCATATAGCCAACCCGCTCGCGGGCCAGGCGCAAATCCCCCAGACGCAGCGCCTGCGCCACTGGCATGGCATGCTCGCCCAGGCTTTTCAGGCCCAGGGCGGCGTACAAGGCAATGATTTCCACCGCCCACCCCAGCCCGCTGATCTCACTCAACAGCCAGGCCAGCAGGGTCAGCGGCAACACCGCCAGGCACCAGGCGCTGACGCCATGGCTGCGCCACCCGCCACCCGCCGGATTGAAGCGCTGCTCGATGCGCTCGGCCATACGACCAAAGGCCACCAGCGGGTGCCAGCCCTTGGGTTCGCCCAAAATCGCATCCAGAACGACCCCGGCGCAGGTACTCAGCACCAGGCTCATGGCGTGCTCCACTGATTCTCGAACAGCAACTCGCTGAGCGGCCGAGGCTCGGCCCAGCCCTGCTGAACCAGCATCGGTGCCTCATAAAATTCCGTCACGGGTCCCAGGCACAGCACCGCCAATGGCTTGCTGCCGGTCGGCATGCCGAGCAGATCCGCCAGGGCCTGGGGCTCGAACAGCGACACCCAGCCCATGCCCAAACCCTCTGCACGGGCCGCCAGCCAGAGGTTCTGAATCGCGCAGGCCAGGGATGCCAGGTCCATCTCCGGCAAGGTGCGGCGGCCAAACACATGAGCCTCACGGCCCTCCATCAGGGCCACCACCAACAGTTCGGCGCAGTCGCGAATACCCTCGACTTTCAGCCGCATAAACTCGTCGCTGCGCTCGCCCAACGCCTCGGCGGTGCGCGTGCGTTCCTCCTCTACCAGGCCGTGGATCGCTTCGCGCAAGGCCGGACGGGTGATGCGAATAAACCGCCAGGGCTGCATCAAGCCCACGCTGGGCGCCTGATGCGCAGCTTCGAGCAAGCGCGCGAGCAACTCGGGAGCCACCTCGCCACCGCTGAAATGGCGCATATCGCGGCGCTCAGCGATGGCGCGGTACACCGCCGCGCGCTCTTCGGCACTGAAGGCCTGCTCACTCATGCCGGCGCACCGGGACAAAACAGCGCGGCAGCGGCAACCGGGTCGGACGGCAGATAGAAGTGAATATAGGAGGCGGTCATCCGCCCCTGACGATAGACCGCCTCACTGGTGCGCTTATAGTTCGGGCACTCGCCACGGGTCAGTGGTTGTAGTTCGCTGCTGAGCGCCGAGTAGTGAAAACTGTGGCCGCGCAGCAGCCCTTCCGGCAGCTCAGCCTGTTGCAAGGCCATGGCGGTCATGCGTGGTTGCAGGGTCGCCTCGCCGTTTAGCAAACCGAGCATCTGCCCGCTGGCGCCCTGTTTGTCGGTCAGTTTGTCGAGTAGATAGAGCATGCCGCCGCACTCGGCGTGGATCGGTTTGCCTGCCTCGTGGTGAGCGCGGATTGCCTCGGCCATGGGCTGGTTGGCTTCAAGCGTGGACAGGTGCAACTCCGGGTAACCGCCGGGCAGATACAGGCTGTCGACATCCGGCAACTGCTCATCTGTAAGCGGCGAAAAGAACTGCAATTCGGCACCCAGTGCGCGCAGCAAATCGAGGTTGGCCTGATAGAGAAAGGCAAAAGCGCTGTCGCGTGCTACGCCAATCCGAACATCCTTGAGCAATTGCGCGGGCCTTGCATGCTCTGGTGCAGCGAAGCTGACTGGCGGCGGCAGACTGGTATCGGCACTGGCAGCCAAAGCATCGGCGGCGGCGTCCAGACGGGCATCCAGGTCGAGCAGTTCGCCCGCCTGAACCAGGCCGAGATGGCGGCTCGGTAAACCGACCTCGGCGCTGCGTGGTAATGCGCCGTACCAGCGGATCGAGGCCGGCAGCGCATCACGCAGGATCTCGCCATGCCGCACACTGCCAACCCGGTTACCGAGCACGCCAGAAAACGGCAGATCCGCTTGGAAGGTCGCCAGGCCATGGGCCATGGCGCCGAAGGTCTGCGCCATGGCCGAACCGTCGATCACCGCCAGCACCGGCACACCAAAGTGCCGGGCCAGGTCGGCCGCCGAAGGCGTGCCATCGAACAGGCCCATCACCCCTTCAATCAGAATCAGGTCGGCCTCACCCGCCGCCTCCCAGAGCAGACGACGGCTCTCGGCCTCGCCAACCATCCACAGGTCGAGCTGATACACCGGCGCACCGCTGGCGCGGGCAAGAATCATCGGGTCGAGAAAGTCCGGGCCGCATTTGAACACCCGCACGCGCTTGCCCTGGCGTGCATGCAAACGCGCCAAGGCAGCGGTCACTGTGGTCTTACCCTGGCCGGAGGCCGGTGCAGCGATCAATAACGCGGGGCAAGAGCGGGCGCGGATCAAAATTCGACTCCCTTTTGCGCCTTAACCCCGGCCTTGAACGCATGCTTGACCAGGCTCATCTCGGTCACGGTATCCGCAGCCTCGATCATCCCCGGCAACGCGCCGCGACCGGTTACCACCACATGCTGCAGCAGCGGCCGCGCTTCAATGTCGGCGAGCACCGCATCGAGTTCCAGATATCCGTATTTCAGGGCGATATTCAGCTCGTCGAGCACCACCAGGCCAATGGCCGGATCATTCAGCAGCTGCGCCGCCACCGTCCAGGCTTCGCGCGCCTTGTCGATATCACGCTGGCGATCCTGGGTCTCCCAGGTAAAGCCTTCGCCCATCACGTGGTAGCTGACTTCATCGGGAAAACGGCGAAAGAAGGCTTCTTCGCCAGTGCTGGCTGCACCCTTGATAAACTGCACCACGCCCACCTTGAGGCCGTGGCCCAGGGCGCGAGCAACCATGCCGAAGGCGCTGCTGCTCTTGCCCTTGCCATTGCCGCTGTGCACCAGCAGCAGGCCGTACTCATCCTGGGCCTGGGCAATCTTTTCATCGATAAGGGCTTTTTTGCGGGCCATGCGCGCCTTGTGCCGGGCGTCCCGTTCAATCGATTCAGTCATCGCACTGCTCCACCGCCACAGGGCGATCTGGCTGGAAAAAGCATGCGGGGATAGGGAAAGCGCGGGCCTGCGCACA harbors:
- the cobU gene encoding bifunctional adenosylcobinamide kinase/adenosylcobinamide-phosphate guanylyltransferase, translated to MLELILGGARSGKSRLAERLATESALAVTYIATSQALDGEMSARIRHHQDRRPAHWGLVEEPLALARVLREQASADKCLLVDCLTLWLTNLLMLDNLARLSAERDALLDCLSGLPGRILLVSNETGLGVVPMGELSRRFVDEAGWLHQALAERCQRVVFCVAGLPMVLKGDAV
- a CDS encoding cobyric acid synthase, producing the protein MSTLMVQGTTSDAGKSTLVTALCRWLKRQGVSVVPFKPQNMALNSAVTADGGEIGRAQAVQAQAAGLAPHTDMNPVLLKPNSDIGAQVIIHGRALSSMDAVAYHDYKKVAMQAVLQSHQRLSAAYPVVMVEGAGSPAEINLRAGDIANMGFAEAVDCPVILIADIDKGGVFAHLVGTLALLSESEQARVKGFVINRFRGDIALLQPGLDWLEQRTGKPVLGVLPYLMDFHLEAEDAIDTRQSAKAVEVIKVVVPVLPRISNHTDFDPLRLHPQVELTFIGPGQPIPAADLIILPGSKSVRSDLAFLREQGWSAALNKHLRYGGKLLGICGGLQMLGTQIDDPHGLEGAAGSSPGLGLLDFCTVLEPQKQLRTVRGQLCLENAPVSGYEIHAGVSTGIGLNAAVRLDDGRADGGLSADGQVLGTYLHGLFETPEACSALLRWAGLGEVQAVDYHALRERDIERLADLVEAHLDTSQLRTLCNL
- the cobD gene encoding threonine-phosphate decarboxylase CobD → MLEHGGRLRAASLRYGIALAEWLDLSTGIAPYGWPLPAIPAIAWTRLPEQQDGLEIAARDYYGVANLLPVAGSQAAIQALPRLLRHVTVGIVSPAYAEHAAAWQREGHRLLEISEGAIERALERIDVLLLVNPNNPTGRCIEPARLLEWHRRLAERGGWLVVDEAFIDCTPAFSLAAFSELPGLIVLRSFGKFFGLAGIRLGFVLAPPQLLAQLAELLGPWAISGPSRVVATALLQDMAGQQAQRERLLADAERLSALLVAHGLSPTGGCALFQFCCTPQAALLHEFLALQGILTRLFEKPLSLRFGLPPDETGWQRLQQALAVFAGELA
- the cbiB gene encoding adenosylcobinamide-phosphate synthase CbiB, yielding MSLVLSTCAGVVLDAILGEPKGWHPLVAFGRMAERIEQRFNPAGGGWRSHGVSAWCLAVLPLTLLAWLLSEISGLGWAVEIIALYAALGLKSLGEHAMPVAQALRLGDLRLARERVGYMVSRNTAQLDATGVARAGSESVLENGSDAVFAALFWFVLAGAPGVVLYRLSNTLDAMWGYRNERFERFGWAAAKIDDALNYLPARLVALTYALLGKTLLALRCWRTQAPLWDSPNAGPVMAAGAGALGVSLGGAAEYHGELHVRPDLGDGPPPRARDIERAVNLVYGGVLLWLALLMLWGLAYA
- the bluB gene encoding 5,6-dimethylbenzimidazole synthase; protein product: MSEQAFSAEERAAVYRAIAERRDMRHFSGGEVAPELLARLLEAAHQAPSVGLMQPWRFIRITRPALREAIHGLVEEERTRTAEALGERSDEFMRLKVEGIRDCAELLVVALMEGREAHVFGRRTLPEMDLASLACAIQNLWLAARAEGLGMGWVSLFEPQALADLLGMPTGSKPLAVLCLGPVTEFYEAPMLVQQGWAEPRPLSELLFENQWSTP
- a CDS encoding cobyrinate a,c-diamide synthase, giving the protein MIRARSCPALLIAAPASGQGKTTVTAALARLHARQGKRVRVFKCGPDFLDPMILARASGAPVYQLDLWMVGEAESRRLLWEAAGEADLILIEGVMGLFDGTPSAADLARHFGVPVLAVIDGSAMAQTFGAMAHGLATFQADLPFSGVLGNRVGSVRHGEILRDALPASIRWYGALPRSAEVGLPSRHLGLVQAGELLDLDARLDAAADALAASADTSLPPPVSFAAPEHARPAQLLKDVRIGVARDSAFAFLYQANLDLLRALGAELQFFSPLTDEQLPDVDSLYLPGGYPELHLSTLEANQPMAEAIRAHHEAGKPIHAECGGMLYLLDKLTDKQGASGQMLGLLNGEATLQPRMTAMALQQAELPEGLLRGHSFHYSALSSELQPLTRGECPNYKRTSEAVYRQGRMTASYIHFYLPSDPVAAAALFCPGAPA
- the cobO gene encoding cob(I)yrinic acid a,c-diamide adenosyltransferase translates to MTESIERDARHKARMARKKALIDEKIAQAQDEYGLLLVHSGNGKGKSSSAFGMVARALGHGLKVGVVQFIKGAASTGEEAFFRRFPDEVSYHVMGEGFTWETQDRQRDIDKAREAWTVAAQLLNDPAIGLVVLDELNIALKYGYLELDAVLADIEARPLLQHVVVTGRGALPGMIEAADTVTEMSLVKHAFKAGVKAQKGVEF